Part of the Helicobacter bilis genome is shown below.
GCTTACTTTCAAATGATAAAAAGCGATTGTTGCGTATCCATACAACAGATTCTATAATTAGCGTTGATATGCTATCCCCCACACCGCTTAGCATAATAGAATCTAGTAAATCTTTACCCATTTTTGATGAGAAAAATAATCTTAGCTTTGCTGTGGATAGCTTTAAAAATATGTGTGCGAGAGTGAAGCAAGATTCTACAAGCTTAGAATCTTGCACTAACGCCCCTGCGGAAGTATCTTTGAGTGATTTTAAGTGTTTTACTAAAGAAAGCAGAGCTTTTCAAAGCAAAGGTAAAGGGAGTGGCTCAAAGGCAAATGACCGAGCCTTAAGTGTAGAATCACTTAAAAGCACCCAAGAGACAACGCAGAATCTGCATTTAAGTTTCTCTCACACCACCCTAGCCCTTCTCTCACAAGCCCATAGTCTCGCCCAAAACTCACTTTAAAGCCCTAAGAATGCCAAAGCTAGACAAATACGATTGCATTATCATCGGTGGTGGATTCTTTGGGGCATATATCGCCTTGCAGCTTAAGGAGAAATATAACTCCATTTTGGTGCTAGAGCAAGAAAGTGATTTGTTGCTTCACGCAAGTTTAAATAATCAAGCCCGTGTGCATAATGGCTACCACTATCCGCGTAGTCTAAGCACAGCTATCAGCAGCAGAAGGCATTTTAAAACCTTTTGCAATGAGTTTAAAACGGCGATAAAAAATGATTTTGCTAAATATTATGCGATTGCAAATATTGGCTCAAAGACTTCTAGCACGCAGTTTTACAGACTTTTTAAGCAATTTGATATTTTTATAGAATCTGTGCCAAATCACATTAAAGCGATGTTTAATAAAAAGCTTGTAAGTGATGTGTTTTTGACACGCGAATACGCCTTTGACGCGGCGATTTTAAGGGAGATTCTAAAAGAGAGATTAGAATCTAAAAAGATAGAGATAGCTACAAATACACAAGCTGTTTGTGTGAGAGAGGATAAGGTTGGGTTATGCGTTGAAATTCAAAAGATAGGGCATTCAGCTTGTAATGCTATTTCAGCGGATTCTAAAGCCAAAGAATCTCAAGCGGATTCTGGCAACGCAGAATCTATGAGCTTAGATTCCAACACTAGCAATGCCCCTGCGGAAGTATCTTGGAGTGATTTTAGTGGTTTTGGAGCGAAAGGCGAAGGGAGTTTGCTAAAGGCAAATGACCGAGCATTGAGCGAACAATCCGCTAAAAGCGCCCAAGAGACAATGCGGGAAACACAAAAACTACACGCCTCATTGATTCTCAACTGCACCTATGCTGGCATAAATCACTTATTGCAAAATTCACACTTGCCCCCACTCCCACTTAAATTTGAAATGACAGAAATGGCGTTAGTCAATGTCCCTGTAAGCCTACAAGACATATCAGTAACGATAATGGATGGGGCATTTTTCTCCC
Proteins encoded:
- a CDS encoding FAD-dependent oxidoreductase; translation: MPKLDKYDCIIIGGGFFGAYIALQLKEKYNSILVLEQESDLLLHASLNNQARVHNGYHYPRSLSTAISSRRHFKTFCNEFKTAIKNDFAKYYAIANIGSKTSSTQFYRLFKQFDIFIESVPNHIKAMFNKKLVSDVFLTREYAFDAAILREILKERLESKKIEIATNTQAVCVREDKVGLCVEIQKIGHSACNAISADSKAKESQADSGNAESMSLDSNTSNAPAEVSWSDFSGFGAKGEGSLLKANDRALSEQSAKSAQETMRETQKLHASLILNCTYAGINHLLQNSHLPPLPLKFEMTEMALVNVPVSLQDISVTIMDGAFFSLMPYPSKDCYTLSHVRYTPHFAWRDFSLESKLKAYNLQDSNNPLTQATSPYTILQTFKQNATSNFPLMKADARRYMPILESLEYLDSLYEIKTLQIQNEIDDGRPIIFAKDYGLKGFCTIMGGKIDNIYEIAELLDMEL